In Sparus aurata chromosome 24, fSpaAur1.1, whole genome shotgun sequence, the genomic stretch GACACGGgaggtgcatgatgggagtCTGAGTCCAGCCTGTTCTCACCAGGTGACACAGgagaggtgcatgatgggagtctgagtccagcagcagcagcagaacaggaagtcagcagcAGGTTCTGCAGCAGTGAAACAGTCAGAAGCAGCTGTGACGTCACGTCTCTCCTGTCGTCTGCACAGTAACTGAAGTCGTTAATGAAGAGAGGAAGTACAGTCAGCCTCTCGGAGAAGACAGCTATAGCCTCTTTTATTTCTTGGTTAGATGTTATGACTTCTCGCATTTGAGTAGAGACATCCGTTCTCAATAAGCGTATGGCCGCTAAAATATTAGCCTCTTCATCTTAAATTATCTACCATAAGCTCCACCAAACGGCCGGTCACTGGAAACTGCTCCAGTGAGCTTAAAACCCTCAAATTTGGTTTTATCAATATTAGATCACTGTCAACCAAAGCCTTACTGATTAATAATTTGATCACTGAGCATAAGCTGGACATGATTGGTttatgtgaaacatggctgaaacctaatacctttctgccattaaatgaagcctctcctcTTGACTATAACTACGCCCATGTTGCTCGGGCCTCTAAACAGGGGGGAGGTGTAGCTCTAATCTACAAATCTATTCTCAGCCTAAGCTCCAACCAagatattaaatttacttcatttgaggctctggttttaaaaccatcctcatcaaatagtaacagccttgtccagggaacaggctttcacctggttgtactgtacagacctcCAGGGCCGTACTCCCAGTTCCTAgaagaatttggtgaatttattgcagatcttgtgactcgttcagataaaatcctaatcattggggatttcaat encodes the following:
- the LOC115576546 gene encoding uncharacterized protein LOC115576546 — encoded protein: MRSRTGEVHDGSLSPACSDQPLHLKLSTISSTKRPVTGNCSSELKTLKFGFINIRSLSTKALLINNLITEHKLDMIGLCETWLKPNTFLPLNEASPLDYNYAHVARASKQGGGVALIYKSILSLSSNQDIKFTSFEALVLKPSSSNSNSLVQGTGFHLVVLYRPPGPYSQFLEEFGEFIADLVTRSDKILIIGDFNIHLNKPSDPLGKAFLRLLDISNFIQLVHEPTHSSGNTLDLIISHGLDVSALNVASVSSAVSDHFLITFEASLACPYVHDTNVVTSHRINPAITATLSDKVPGVLAPFATRSGSPITTPLHQLINSPWHFDNDMRHIPSSFPRGPIIIHRE